The sequence GCCCTGATCAATATGAATGGCCGGATGTATGATCCTATACAGGGCCGCATGCTTAGCCCGGATAATTTTGTCATTACACCTTTCGGTACACAGGGATACAACCGGTACATATATGCCTTGAATAATCCATTAGCCCATATTGATAGTAATGGCGACTTCCCCTGGCTGATAGTGGCCGTTGCTGCTGCAGTATTTGCGGTTGGAAATACAGTTGCCCATGCTGTGCGGGGCGATATTGATAATTTCTGGGATGGGTTAAGGTACTTTGCACAGGGCGCCATTGCCGGCGCTGCTTTGGGTGCAGGGATTGCAGCGGGCATAAGTGTACCGATATTGGGGACCATTATTAAAGGGGCGGCATGGATCTACGCAGGTACAACTGCACTGAGTGTAGTAAGTGGTTTGGGGCAAGGGATCTTTGGCGGTGATTGGGGTGCCCTGCGTAATGCCGGGGAGATATTCCTGGGCAATTTCTACCTGGATGAGAACCGCTCCTTCTTTGGTGGTGTATGGCAGGGTGTTTCCAGATTTAGCTGGGAACTTACCCAATCTACTATAGGATATGGCTATACCCAGATACGCAATACAGTAGGGAATGTTGATGAAGTAGAGTTCTTTGGCGGCGCCACCTTTGCCTTCAGGTTAAACCGTACAGGGCAGCAAGATCAAGGTGTATCCATCGGCAACTATATTAATATCAGGGTCCGGGGCAACAATACCAATATTCTGAGTAATCCGCTCTACATGCACGAATATGGACACACTTTCCAAAGCCAGCGATGGGGTATTTTGTATCCTTTTGTTGTAATGATCCCAAGTGCCCTAAGCGTCTCGAATCAGGCGGATATTCCTGGTTTTCCGGGCCTCACCACCCATGATATCCGGGCATTTGAGATGGCGGCCAACAGGTTTGCAGCCGATTACTTTGGAAGGCATTTCGGAATAAATTGGAATAACTTTGAACCGGCCGCCGGCGGTACCTATCCGAGAAGATGGCCATAAACCTTAAAATCAGTTCTATGAGATACTTAATCATTTACCTGGGGAGTTGTTTGTTGCTGATGTCTTTCCGCTGTGGTAAACTGGCAGAGACAAGAAACAGCTTCTCCATAAAAAACAATGCTGCTCATAGCATATCCTTCTATGTGGCGGCGGTTGGGATACAACATAAATATCCCGATACAGCCATTGAAAATAATCAGGTTCCCATGCAGTCCATTTTGCCAGGCAAATCTGCAGACTGGGGTACCGGACTTAAATGGGAAGAGTTTTTTAAAGCCTTGCCAACGGATACTTTGTCGGTCTATTTATTTCATCCGGATACATTGCAAAAGTATAACTGGGCTGTAATACGCGACCAGTACAAAGTGCTAAGGCGTTATGATTTAAGCCTGCAGGATTTAAAAGGCCTCAATTTTGAAATTCCTTATCCATAGTAAAGGGTTTTAACCAGCTAAAAAACACTCCATGAAAAAGAAATTTATAGTATCCCTGATCCTGACTCTGGCAGGCATATATGCGTTCTCACAGCAGCTTCCGGCCAATGCCTGCGGTATTGTCAATACCTATGATGCTGCAGGTAACCGGTTAAAACGGGTATACTTTTGTAACAATGGTATTGATCCCTATCCCACGCGTGCAGCGCAGCAGACAACAAATGTTACCGAAGAAATTCAGTCTATAGATGCCCTGTATCCCAATCCTACCACGGGCCGCTTTTTTGTTACCTTCAGTAAGGCATTGAGCAATGCGGTGGTATCCCTGACCGATGTGAACGGTAAAACCATCCGGCAATTCAAAGCCAGTGGCTATAGGGTAGATTTCGACCTCTCGGCATTTGCCGCAGGTGTCTATTTTGTGCTCATCAATGATGCAGGTAATATCATTTCCAAGAAAGTGGTGAAACAATAACAGTGATAGTAAAGATGGGGAAGAAGAGCATTAATCACAGGCTTTTAAAAAGCCTGGATTTGGCGATCCCCGTTTTTTGAAAGAAATACTGGAAGCTTACGCGCAACACGCCGAACCCATATTTCATGCTTCTGCTGAAATTGATAGAGGAAGCCTCATCAAAGTATTTCGTAGGACAGGTTATTTCAGCAATCTCAAAACCTTTATAGAATATCTGTGCCAGTATTTCATTATCAAAAATGAAATCATCTGAATTGTTCTCAAAAGGAATGGACAGCAGCACATCTTTATGATACGCCCTGTACCCGGTATGGTATTCAGATAATTTTTGTCGCATCAACAGGTTTTGGATAGCTGTGAGTAAGCGGTTGGAGATATACTTGTACATAGGCATACCACCTTTTAAAGCTCCTTTTCCCAAAATCCTGGACCCAAGCACCACGGGATATACTTTGTTGGCAATCAGGGATACCATAGGTTTGATAAGTGCCGGTGTGTATTGGTAGTCGGGGTGCAGCATTACAATAATATCTCCACCTAACTCCAGGGCTTTTTTATAACAGGATTTCTGGTTGCCCCCATAACCCTTATTTTTTTCATGCCTGATGATATGGGTAAGGCCAATGGCTTTTGCTATCTGGATAGTATTATCCATACTCATATCATCTACCAGGATGATTTCATCCACAATGGTCCGGTCTATTTCACGGCAGGTCTTTTCCAGGGTGAGGGCCGCATTATAGGCGGGCAGAACAACTATTACTTTTTGGCAATTGATCATGCAATGGCTGTTTGAAAATGCATTTTATCAATATGCCATTACGGCAGAAATGGATAATGAGTTGCTTACCCGAAATTTATGTCAGCCATCCCTGCTTCCATTTCTGTGCAATTTTAATGGCCGTTTCTACCATGGCGGGGTCCCAGTTCTCTATCTTCCAGTCAGAATGGGCTAAGGAGGATTGAGCCAGCAGGCGCCTGGCATCTTCATACGAAGGCGCCGATTCCAGGATAGCGGAAAGCTCCCGTTGCTGCTGGTATAAAAACAGGTCTTCAGTCACGCCCCCCTTTTGCAGTGGAGCCTGGGGTAGAAATGAACAGGTGGAATGGGGAGTGCGGGATAAATTTTTTTCGCTTACAATGCTCTCCATTCTCCCGAAATCCTGGTAGAATTGTTGTTTGCTTTCGGGAGTGAGCAGGCCAGTGCCCAATTGTTCCAGCACTACATATTGAAGATGAGGGCAACGTGATATGGTCATTTCCAGCAATTGGAACACTGCTGCAGGTACTGCATTATCATGGGTATCCCTTCTTATTGTCCTTCCTGCTTCCACTTCTGAATCGTCCCAGCTACCACCGGAAATATGGATTTCCCGCACCCTGTGTAAAGGATAGAGATCAATAACCTCTTCAAAGGGAATGGAAAAATTATGGAGCTGGCACCAGAGGTTATGCAGGTCTAAAATGATAAAACCATTTACAGGTTCCAGCAGTTGGTCAAGGAAGGTACCATGCCGTTTTACTTCATCCAGTGAATAGGAAAACGCGAGGTTTTCAAGTCCCACAGGGCATTGACAGGCTTCCTGGATCCTTTGTAAGC comes from Paraflavitalea devenefica and encodes:
- a CDS encoding glycosyltransferase family 2 protein: MINCQKVIVVLPAYNAALTLEKTCREIDRTIVDEIILVDDMSMDNTIQIAKAIGLTHIIRHEKNKGYGGNQKSCYKKALELGGDIIVMLHPDYQYTPALIKPMVSLIANKVYPVVLGSRILGKGALKGGMPMYKYISNRLLTAIQNLLMRQKLSEYHTGYRAYHKDVLLSIPFENNSDDFIFDNEILAQIFYKGFEIAEITCPTKYFDEASSINFSRSMKYGFGVLRVSFQYFFQKTGIAKSRLFKSL
- a CDS encoding multinuclear nonheme iron-dependent oxidase, producing the protein MPKILSSVACNLEADILGACIPLWEEARIEAIEWSFDALFNVEEIPAWFRELLTAFSKEKRLIGHGIFFSLFSGKWLPEQQQWLNKLQQTCTEFQFDHITEHFGFMTGKDFHQGAPLNIPYTTSTLAIGRDRLQRIQEACQCPVGLENLAFSYSLDEVKRHGTFLDQLLEPVNGFIILDLHNLWCQLHNFSIPFEEVIDLYPLHRVREIHISGGSWDDSEVEAGRTIRRDTHDNAVPAAVFQLLEMTISRCPHLQYVVLEQLGTGLLTPESKQQFYQDFGRMESIVSEKNLSRTPHSTCSFLPQAPLQKGGVTEDLFLYQQQRELSAILESAPSYEDARRLLAQSSLAHSDWKIENWDPAMVETAIKIAQKWKQGWLT
- a CDS encoding T9SS type A sorting domain-containing protein, producing MKKKFIVSLILTLAGIYAFSQQLPANACGIVNTYDAAGNRLKRVYFCNNGIDPYPTRAAQQTTNVTEEIQSIDALYPNPTTGRFFVTFSKALSNAVVSLTDVNGKTIRQFKASGYRVDFDLSAFAAGVYFVLINDAGNIISKKVVKQ